In Rhizobium sp. N324, a single genomic region encodes these proteins:
- a CDS encoding carbohydrate kinase family protein, which yields MILCCGEALIDMLPRDTTLGEKGFAPYAGGAIFNTAIALGRLGIPTAFFTGIADDMMGEILLATLKAANVDYSPCAITQRPSTIAFVKLVNGQATYAFYDEGTAGRMITTADLPTLGDDCEALHFGAISLIPSPCGETYEALLDREAGKRVISLDPNIRPGFIKDKPAHMARIKRMAAKADIVKFSDEDLDWFGLTGDHDTLAAHWLAHGAKLVVITKGAEGASGYTKERKVTVPSERVAVVDTVGAGDTFDAGVLASLKMDGLLTKAQVASLDEKALRNALALGAKAAAVTVSRAGANPPWAHEIGL from the coding sequence ATGATTTTGTGCTGCGGCGAAGCCCTGATCGACATGCTGCCGAGGGACACGACCCTCGGTGAAAAGGGCTTTGCTCCCTACGCCGGCGGTGCGATCTTCAACACCGCCATCGCGCTCGGCCGCCTCGGCATCCCCACCGCCTTCTTCACCGGCATTGCCGACGACATGATGGGCGAAATCCTGCTTGCGACGCTGAAGGCCGCCAATGTCGATTACAGCCCCTGCGCCATCACGCAGCGCCCATCGACGATCGCCTTCGTCAAACTCGTCAACGGCCAGGCGACCTATGCTTTCTACGATGAGGGCACGGCCGGCCGCATGATCACCACGGCCGACCTGCCGACCCTCGGCGACGATTGCGAAGCGCTGCATTTCGGCGCGATCAGCCTGATCCCCAGCCCCTGCGGCGAGACTTATGAAGCGCTGCTCGACCGCGAGGCCGGCAAACGCGTCATCTCGCTCGACCCGAACATCCGCCCCGGCTTCATCAAGGACAAGCCGGCGCATATGGCCCGCATCAAGCGCATGGCGGCCAAAGCCGACATCGTCAAATTCTCCGACGAGGACCTCGACTGGTTCGGTCTCACCGGCGACCACGATACGCTCGCCGCCCATTGGCTCGCCCACGGCGCCAAGCTCGTCGTCATCACCAAGGGTGCCGAAGGTGCATCCGGCTATACCAAGGAGCGCAAGGTGACGGTGCCCAGCGAACGCGTCGCCGTCGTCGACACGGTCGGCGCCGGAGACACCTTCGATGCCGGCGTGCTGGCCTCGCTGAAGATGGATGGCCTGCTGACCAAAGCCCAGGTCGCCTCGCTCGACGAAAAGGCGTTGCGCAATGCCTTGGCGCTGGGCGCCAAGGCCGCCGCCGTCACCGTCTCCCGCGCCGGCGCCAATCCGCCCTGGGCGCATGAGATCGGGCTTTAA